In Thermodesulfobacteriota bacterium, a single genomic region encodes these proteins:
- a CDS encoding dual CXXC motif small (seleno)protein — protein sequence MRCRSCNAEFTLEQYHQQMDEEFERQVGNIRCDRL from the coding sequence CTGCGCTGCAGGTCCTGCAACGCCGAATTCACCCTGGAACAGTACCATCAGCAGATGGACGAAGAGTTTGAACGGCAGGTGGGCAATATCCGCTGCGACCGTCTGTAG
- a CDS encoding exodeoxyribonuclease III codes for MAGRIIKLVSWNVNGLRAVMGKGFPETLKKLGADVIGIQETKLQAAQVTPDMADIDGYTSYWAHATVKKGYSGTAVYSRITPRNVKTGIGRPEYDAEGRIIEMDFEDFIFFNIYFPNGQMGEDRLAYKLNFYRDFFAYADEYRRQGRSLVITGDYNTAHNEIDLKNPKANENTSGFLRVERDWLDRIVADGYVDTFRHLYPDTVRYSWWTYRFKARERNVGWRIDYFFVTEDVVSKGWLKDAYIDNTVTGSDHCPVGLVLEV; via the coding sequence ATGGCCGGACGAATCATCAAACTGGTATCATGGAATGTCAATGGTCTGCGGGCGGTGATGGGCAAAGGCTTCCCGGAGACATTGAAAAAACTGGGGGCTGATGTAATCGGAATCCAGGAGACAAAGCTGCAGGCGGCACAGGTGACGCCGGACATGGCCGACATTGACGGCTATACCTCGTACTGGGCCCACGCCACGGTAAAAAAAGGATACAGCGGCACGGCTGTTTATTCCCGGATCACTCCCAGGAACGTCAAGACGGGCATCGGCCGGCCGGAGTATGACGCCGAAGGCCGCATCATCGAAATGGACTTTGAGGATTTCATCTTCTTCAACATCTATTTTCCCAACGGCCAGATGGGCGAAGACCGACTGGCCTACAAGCTGAATTTTTACCGTGATTTTTTCGCCTATGCCGACGAGTACCGGCGCCAGGGCCGCAGCCTGGTCATCACCGGAGATTACAACACCGCCCACAACGAAATCGACCTCAAGAATCCCAAGGCCAACGAGAATACCTCCGGGTTTCTGCGCGTGGAACGGGACTGGCTGGACCGGATAGTGGCCGACGGGTACGTGGACACCTTCCGTCACCTCTACCCGGACACGGTCAGGTATTCGTGGTGGACCTACCGGTTCAAGGCCCGGGAACGGAACGTGGGGTGGCGCATCGATTATTTCTTCGTAACCGAAGACGTGGTTTCCAAAGGGTGGCTCAAGGACGCCTATATCGACAACACGGTCACGGGATCGGACCATTGCCCGGTGGGATTGGTCTTAGAGGTATAG
- the cysC gene encoding adenylyl-sulfate kinase, whose product MKESNVVWHEHIVSRSDLEQLHGHRGVTIWFTGLSASGKSTLANAVAAELHQRNVSTYVLDGDNIRHGLNRDLGFSPRDREENIRRIGEVAKLFTMAGVVNLTAFISPYIADRKTARDLQPEHFVEVFCDADISVCEQRDPKGMYKKARAGLIRDFTGIDAPYEPPPKPEIHLRTDRHPIEECVEIVIGVLERRGVI is encoded by the coding sequence ATGAAGGAATCCAATGTCGTCTGGCATGAGCATATCGTATCCCGGTCCGATCTGGAGCAGTTGCACGGCCACAGGGGCGTCACCATCTGGTTCACCGGCCTGTCCGCCTCGGGCAAGTCCACCCTGGCCAATGCCGTGGCCGCTGAACTGCACCAGCGGAACGTATCCACCTATGTTCTGGACGGGGATAACATCCGTCACGGTTTGAACCGGGACCTGGGCTTTTCTCCCCGGGACCGCGAGGAAAATATCCGGCGCATCGGCGAGGTGGCCAAGCTTTTCACCATGGCCGGGGTGGTCAACCTGACCGCCTTCATCAGCCCTTACATCGCGGACAGGAAAACGGCCCGCGACCTTCAGCCGGAACATTTCGTGGAGGTATTCTGCGACGCCGACATTTCCGTCTGCGAGCAGCGCGATCCCAAGGGCATGTATAAAAAAGCCCGCGCCGGCCTGATCAGGGACTTCACCGGCATTGACGCGCCTTATGAACCGCCTCCAAAACCGGAGATTCACCTGCGCACGGACCGTCATCCCATCGAGGAGTGCGTCGAAATCGTTATCGGCGTACTGGAGCGGCGCGGAGTCATTTAA